One Alkaliphilus sp. B6464 genomic window carries:
- the spoIIAA gene encoding anti-sigma F factor antagonist: protein MQLQYEMVDNILIVKFDGELDHHVAENIRTDLDDTISQHRIKNLVFDLSGMGFMDSSGIGVIIGRYKNISKLGGKVSVIHVTDQIDKIFSLAGLYSIISKHNNKSEALNCM from the coding sequence TTGCAATTACAATATGAAATGGTAGACAACATACTAATTGTTAAATTTGATGGTGAATTAGATCATCATGTTGCTGAAAACATTAGAACAGATCTAGATGATACAATTAGTCAACATAGGATTAAAAACCTAGTTTTTGATCTAAGTGGCATGGGATTTATGGATAGCTCTGGAATAGGGGTTATTATTGGACGATATAAAAATATATCTAAACTAGGGGGAAAGGTATCGGTTATCCATGTAACTGATCAGATAGATAAAATATTTAGTCTAGCAGGTTTATACAGCATTATAAGTAAGCATAACAACAAAAGCGAAGCCCTCAATTGTATGTAA
- a CDS encoding cysteine desulfurase family protein, producing MEVYLDNAATTKPRKEVVESILKSLEEQYANPSSLHKKGVEVEKEIKRIRRIVAKALGCTDQEIIFTSSGTEANNLAIRGITDAYKRSGNHIITSKIEHKSVLNTFNELERKGFKVTYLDVDEKGFISTEQLKDAINNSTILVSIMYVNSEIGSIQPIEEIGKIIKSINPKTLFHVDGVQAFGKIKFNIKDIKIDSFSISGHKIHGPKGIGALYIKKGTKINPILTGGSQEMGIRSGTENVPGIYGLGEAVKLSMEDQDKNIEHLKKLRDYFIDTFKSQVEGIHITSEKNDNFAPHIINVSFPGVRSEIMLHSLEQDGIYVSSGSACSSKRKGYSHVLEAINMRDDLIDSALRFSLSYITTKSEIDYAIEKTKEHFINLKRIIKR from the coding sequence ATGGAAGTTTACTTAGATAATGCAGCTACTACAAAACCAAGAAAAGAAGTAGTAGAAAGCATATTAAAATCATTGGAGGAGCAATATGCTAATCCTTCATCTTTACACAAAAAAGGAGTAGAAGTAGAAAAGGAAATAAAAAGAATAAGAAGAATAGTAGCTAAAGCATTAGGTTGTACAGATCAGGAGATAATTTTCACCTCTAGTGGTACAGAAGCAAATAATTTAGCTATTAGAGGAATAACGGATGCTTACAAAAGAAGTGGTAACCATATTATTACTTCGAAAATAGAGCATAAATCTGTTTTAAACACATTTAATGAGTTGGAAAGAAAAGGTTTTAAGGTTACGTATTTAGATGTAGATGAAAAAGGATTTATATCTACTGAACAGTTAAAAGATGCAATTAATAATAGCACAATTTTGGTTAGTATAATGTATGTTAACAGTGAGATTGGAAGTATTCAGCCAATAGAAGAAATAGGTAAAATTATTAAAAGTATAAATCCAAAAACATTATTTCATGTAGATGGAGTACAGGCCTTTGGAAAAATTAAGTTTAACATAAAGGATATTAAGATTGATAGTTTTTCAATAAGCGGACATAAGATTCATGGGCCAAAGGGAATAGGCGCCTTATATATTAAAAAAGGAACTAAAATTAATCCAATATTAACTGGTGGAAGTCAGGAAATGGGTATTCGTTCAGGAACTGAAAATGTACCAGGTATATATGGATTAGGTGAGGCTGTTAAATTATCTATGGAAGATCAGGATAAGAACATCGAACACTTAAAGAAACTTAGAGATTACTTTATAGATACATTTAAAAGTCAAGTTGAAGGTATACATATAACATCTGAAAAGAATGATAATTTTGCACCACATATTATTAATGTTAGTTTTCCTGGAGTTAGAAGTGAAATTATGCTTCATAGCTTAGAGCAAGATGGAATTTATGTGTCGTCTGGTTCTGCCTGTTCATCTAAAAGAAAAGGATATAGCCATGTGCTAGAAGCAATAAATATGAGAGATGACTTAATTGATAGCGCACTTAGATTTAGCTTGTCTTATATAACTACCAAAAGCGAAATAGATTATGCAATAGAAAAGACGAAGGAACATTTTATTAACTTGAAAAGAATTATTAAGAGGTGA
- the spoIIAB gene encoding anti-sigma F factor: MEYKNYMKIEFDSKSQNEAFARVVVAAFASQLDPTIEEITDIKTAVSEAVTNAIIHGYESNMGIVTVTCRINGNELEIIIEDKGQGIDNVEQAREPLFTSKPQLERSGMGFTVMETFMDEIEVYSELEKGTTIRMVKKFKSLNVE; this comes from the coding sequence ATGGAATACAAAAACTATATGAAAATAGAATTTGACAGTAAATCTCAAAATGAGGCTTTTGCTAGAGTGGTAGTCGCTGCTTTTGCCTCACAGTTAGATCCTACAATAGAAGAAATTACAGATATAAAAACCGCTGTTTCCGAAGCAGTAACCAATGCTATTATTCATGGATATGAGAGTAATATGGGTATAGTTACTGTAACATGTAGAATAAATGGTAATGAGTTAGAGATTATTATAGAAGATAAGGGACAAGGGATTGATAATGTTGAACAAGCAAGAGAACCTCTTTTTACTTCTAAACCACAATTAGAGCGTTCAGGTATGGGCTTTACTGTGATGGAGACCTTTATGGACGAAATTGAAGTATATTCTGAGCTAGAAAAGGGAACAACAATAAGAATGGTAAAAAAGTTCAAAAGCCTGAATGTAGAGTAA
- the sigF gene encoding RNA polymerase sporulation sigma factor SigF: MNFPAFSGEQVEILEHEKTIELILEAQKGSLQAQEILVSHNLGLVRSVIRRFANRGYDREDLFQLGCIGLIKAIKKFDISFDVRFSTYAVPMIIGEIKRFLRDDGIIKVSRSLKQTAARVKMTKEKLQKEQGREPTLQEIADDMDVTKEEIVMALDSSAHPEYLYDVIHHDDGSPIHLIDKISETDSLEDSEVIDRIMLQEAIAKLEPRERQIIFLRYFKDQTQTEIAQVLGISQVQVSRIEKKVLQNMKDLMKKA; the protein is encoded by the coding sequence ATGAATTTTCCAGCATTCTCAGGGGAACAAGTTGAAATATTAGAGCACGAAAAAACTATAGAATTAATATTAGAGGCACAAAAAGGAAGCCTACAAGCTCAAGAAATATTAGTAAGTCATAATTTAGGGCTAGTTAGGAGTGTAATAAGGCGTTTTGCTAATAGGGGATATGATAGAGAAGATTTATTTCAATTAGGCTGTATCGGATTAATTAAAGCAATCAAAAAGTTTGATATTAGTTTTGATGTAAGATTTTCTACCTATGCAGTACCTATGATTATTGGAGAGATAAAACGATTTTTAAGGGATGATGGAATAATTAAAGTATCCAGATCTCTAAAGCAGACAGCAGCTAGGGTTAAAATGACAAAGGAGAAATTGCAAAAGGAACAAGGTAGAGAACCGACTTTACAGGAAATTGCTGATGACATGGATGTAACAAAGGAAGAAATTGTAATGGCATTAGATTCTAGTGCACATCCAGAGTATTTATACGATGTTATTCATCATGATGATGGTTCACCAATACATCTTATAGATAAAATTAGTGAAACTGATAGTTTAGAGGATAGTGAGGTAATTGATAGGATAATGCTTCAAGAAGCTATTGCAAAATTAGAACCAAGAGAAAGACAGATTATATTTTTAAGATATTTTAAAGATCAAACACAAACCGAAATTGCTCAAGTTTTAGGTATTTCTCAGGTTCAAGTTTCAAGAATCGAAAAAAAGGTATTGCAAAATATGAAAGATTTAATGAAGAAGGCTTAA
- a CDS encoding cyclic 2,3-diphosphoglycerate synthase: MHRKNVIIIGAAGRDFHNFNTYYRNNDNYRVVAFTAAQIPDIDNRRYPTELAGSMYPEGIPIYSQDRLGELIKEFQVDECVFAYSDVKYEDVMGISAIVNAAGADFTLLGSKNTMLKSSKPVISICAVRTGCGKSQTSRKIIEILMEYNLKVVAVRHPMPYGDLATQRIQRFATVEDLKKHNCTVEEMEEYEPHVERGNIIYAGVDYENILRAAENDPDGCDVIIWDGGNNDFSFYQSDLSVVVLDPHRPGHELNYYPGEVSLRTSDIAIINKIDSADLMAIKQVEENIKRVNPNATIIKAESKITVNNPDIIKGKRVLVVEDGPTLTHGEMKLGAGIIAAQRFEAKELVDPRPYAVGKLIETFNSYTHIDTLLPAMGYGEQQLKDLEETINKADSDSIIIGTPIDLSRVININKPYTRVHYELEEVGSPNLKSILNGFIKDYKLGK, translated from the coding sequence ATGCATAGAAAAAATGTTATTATTATAGGAGCAGCAGGGCGAGATTTTCATAACTTCAATACATATTACCGTAACAATGATAATTATAGAGTTGTAGCTTTTACAGCAGCTCAAATACCTGATATCGATAATCGAAGATATCCTACTGAACTAGCAGGGAGTATGTATCCTGAAGGAATTCCTATATATTCTCAAGATCGATTAGGTGAATTAATTAAAGAATTTCAAGTAGATGAATGTGTTTTTGCATATAGTGATGTAAAATATGAAGATGTAATGGGTATAAGTGCAATTGTTAATGCAGCAGGTGCTGACTTTACGCTTCTTGGCTCTAAAAACACTATGCTAAAAAGTAGCAAACCTGTAATATCAATTTGTGCTGTTCGAACAGGTTGTGGAAAGAGCCAAACATCACGTAAAATTATTGAGATATTGATGGAATATAATCTTAAAGTAGTTGCAGTTAGACATCCAATGCCGTATGGTGATTTGGCTACACAAAGAATACAAAGATTTGCTACCGTAGAAGATTTAAAGAAGCATAATTGTACTGTTGAGGAAATGGAAGAATATGAACCCCATGTTGAACGTGGAAACATTATTTATGCTGGTGTAGATTATGAAAATATTTTAAGAGCAGCTGAAAATGATCCTGATGGCTGCGATGTCATTATATGGGATGGAGGAAATAATGATTTTTCATTTTACCAATCTGATTTATCAGTTGTAGTGTTAGATCCACACCGTCCAGGACACGAATTAAACTATTACCCAGGAGAAGTTAGTCTAAGAACTTCAGATATAGCAATTATTAATAAAATCGATAGTGCTGATTTAATGGCAATAAAGCAAGTGGAAGAAAATATTAAACGTGTTAATCCAAATGCTACTATTATTAAAGCAGAATCTAAAATTACTGTAAATAATCCAGATATAATTAAGGGAAAACGAGTTCTGGTTGTTGAAGATGGTCCTACTTTAACTCATGGAGAAATGAAACTGGGGGCTGGAATAATTGCAGCACAAAGATTTGAAGCAAAAGAATTAGTAGACCCTCGTCCATATGCAGTAGGAAAACTAATTGAAACCTTTAATAGCTATACACATATTGACACACTTCTTCCCGCAATGGGTTACGGTGAACAACAATTAAAAGACCTTGAAGAAACAATCAATAAAGCTGATAGTGATTCTATTATTATAGGTACACCAATTGATTTAAGCAGAGTCATTAATATTAATAAGCCTTATACACGTGTACATTACGAACTAGAAGAAGTAGGAAGTCCAAATCTTAAATCAATATTAAATGGCTTTATCAAAGATTATAAACTTGGAAAATAG
- a CDS encoding GNAT family N-acetyltransferase: MENMIDTKLDNFKLRFANEKDVPLILQFIKELADYEKLLHEVVATEEILMDSLFKQKSAEVVIGEYENKPVSFALFFHNFSTFLGRSGIYLEDLYVKPEMRGKGIGKIMLSFLGKLAIQRGCGRLEWWCLDWNKSSIEFYKNMGAIPMDEWTVYRVCDEALVNLANGYDS, translated from the coding sequence ATGGAGAATATGATTGATACAAAACTAGATAATTTTAAGCTAAGATTTGCAAATGAGAAGGACGTTCCTTTAATTTTGCAGTTTATTAAAGAATTGGCTGATTATGAAAAGTTATTGCATGAAGTGGTTGCAACAGAAGAAATATTAATGGATTCTTTATTTAAACAAAAATCAGCAGAAGTTGTTATTGGTGAATATGAAAATAAACCTGTAAGTTTTGCATTGTTTTTTCACAACTTCTCAACATTTTTAGGTCGATCAGGAATCTACTTAGAAGATTTATATGTAAAGCCTGAAATGCGGGGAAAGGGAATAGGGAAGATAATGTTATCATTCCTAGGAAAGCTTGCCATTCAAAGAGGTTGTGGAAGATTAGAATGGTGGTGTCTTGATTGGAATAAGTCATCAATTGAATTTTATAAAAATATGGGAGCTATTCCAATGGATGAATGGACAGTATATAGAGTTTGTGATGAAGCACTGGTTAATTTAGCAAATGGATATGATAGTTAA
- a CDS encoding transporter substrate-binding domain-containing protein has product MKKFSKIAIILGVVTLFTACTNGVASNNTEEALSKLDKIKKAGKIVLGTNAYYPPYEFHKEINGKDEIVGFDIDIAKKIAENLGVELEIKDMDFDGLLLALNADKVDFVIAGMTPTPERAKAVNFSKVYYKAIHGVIINVDNKDVFNTLNDLTGKKIGAQKSTVQEEVAKAEITDIQLKSLAKIPDLILEVKNNKIDGLVIEKPVAVAYTYRNKDLMLMDITFEDAEGGSAVAVKKENTDLLDEINKTLDTLMSNGDIEEFITEATKIVDDL; this is encoded by the coding sequence ATGAAGAAGTTTTCGAAAATAGCTATTATTTTAGGAGTAGTTACTTTATTTACTGCCTGTACTAACGGTGTTGCTAGTAATAATACAGAGGAGGCCTTATCTAAGTTAGATAAAATTAAAAAAGCTGGAAAGATAGTTCTTGGTACTAATGCATACTATCCTCCATACGAGTTTCATAAGGAAATTAACGGCAAAGATGAAATTGTAGGGTTTGATATTGACATTGCAAAGAAGATTGCAGAAAATTTAGGTGTAGAGCTTGAAATAAAGGATATGGATTTTGACGGATTATTATTAGCATTAAATGCAGATAAAGTTGATTTTGTAATAGCTGGGATGACTCCAACTCCTGAGAGAGCCAAAGCCGTGAACTTTTCTAAAGTATACTATAAAGCTATTCATGGAGTAATTATTAATGTGGATAATAAAGATGTGTTTAATACATTAAATGATTTAACTGGTAAAAAAATAGGAGCTCAAAAATCTACTGTACAAGAGGAAGTTGCAAAGGCAGAGATAACAGATATCCAATTAAAATCATTAGCAAAGATACCAGATTTAATCCTTGAAGTAAAAAATAATAAAATTGATGGCTTAGTTATAGAAAAGCCAGTAGCTGTTGCATATACATATCGCAACAAAGACTTAATGTTAATGGATATTACGTTCGAAGATGCAGAAGGCGGATCTGCAGTTGCAGTTAAAAAGGAAAATACGGATTTACTCGATGAAATAAATAAAACATTGGATACTCTAATGAGCAATGGAGATATAGAGGAATTTATAACAGAAGCTACAAAAATTGTAGATGACTTATAA
- a CDS encoding MogA/MoaB family molybdenum cofactor biosynthesis protein has translation MITVGIITASDKGSKGERTDKSGPLIGEMLEPIGGVVKEYMIVPDEREKLAEGLIYMCDGAKLDIVFTTGGTGFSPRDVTPEATLDVVERLTPGISEAIRMKSLSVTPKAMLSRAVSGIRKQTLIINLPGSPKGVKECLEVILPVLSHGIGILKGIDSECGHDVK, from the coding sequence TTGATTACAGTTGGTATTATTACAGCTAGCGATAAAGGCTCTAAGGGAGAACGAACAGATAAAAGTGGTCCGTTAATTGGTGAAATGCTTGAACCTATTGGAGGAGTAGTAAAAGAATATATGATTGTTCCTGATGAAAGGGAGAAGTTAGCTGAAGGATTAATTTATATGTGTGATGGAGCAAAACTTGATATCGTTTTTACAACAGGTGGTACAGGCTTTTCCCCTAGGGATGTTACCCCAGAAGCAACCTTAGATGTTGTGGAGAGATTAACCCCTGGCATTTCAGAAGCTATTAGAATGAAAAGTCTTAGTGTTACTCCTAAGGCCATGCTTTCTAGAGCTGTATCCGGAATAAGAAAACAAACTTTAATAATAAACTTACCTGGTAGCCCAAAGGGAGTAAAGGAATGTTTAGAGGTTATTTTACCTGTACTTTCTCATGGCATTGGCATTTTAAAAGGCATAGATAGTGAATGTGGACATGATGTAAAATAA
- a CDS encoding DNA-3-methyladenine glycosylase I, with protein MKRCPWCEKDEMYIKYHDEEWGVPIHEDNRHFEFLILEAAQAGLSWLTVLRKRDNYRKAYDNFDPVKVAKYDEEKINELINNPGIIRNRRKIEASVNNAQRFLEIQREFGSFNNYLWGFVNNETIKNEWDDISQVPANTNLSSKISKDLKKRGFRFVGSTVIYSYLQAAGLVNDHIKDCFRYNDI; from the coding sequence GTGAAAAGATGTCCTTGGTGTGAAAAAGATGAAATGTACATAAAGTATCATGATGAAGAATGGGGAGTGCCTATTCATGAAGATAATAGACATTTTGAGTTTTTAATATTGGAGGCTGCTCAGGCAGGCTTAAGTTGGCTTACTGTTTTAAGAAAGAGAGATAACTATAGAAAAGCGTATGATAACTTTGATCCAGTAAAGGTAGCTAAATATGATGAAGAAAAAATTAATGAATTAATAAATAACCCAGGAATTATTAGAAACCGTAGGAAAATTGAGGCTTCAGTTAATAATGCACAAAGATTTTTAGAAATTCAAAGGGAGTTTGGAAGCTTTAATAATTATTTATGGGGATTTGTAAACAATGAAACAATAAAAAATGAATGGGATGATATTTCACAAGTACCTGCTAATACAAATCTATCAAGTAAAATAAGTAAGGACTTAAAAAAACGCGGTTTTAGATTTGTAGGCTCAACAGTAATTTATTCCTATTTACAGGCGGCAGGATTGGTAAATGATCATATTAAAGATTGTTTTAGATATAATGATATATAA
- the thiI gene encoding tRNA uracil 4-sulfurtransferase ThiI: MENVVVIRYGEIMLKGKNKRFFEDKLVSQIRHALSDLGKLRVYKAHSRIYIDVEGYNVNDITDRAKRVFGVVSLSVAKRFEVDMDKIKEIALDELKDRISENNNIKTFKVESKRGDKRFPMQSLEISREVGGYLLENIENISVDVHNPDVSIQVEVRDKAFVFSNKINGFGGLPLGTNGKALLLLSGGIDSPVAGWLVGKRGVDIEAIHFHSYPFTSDRAKEKVIDLAKILSSYCGKFKLYSINLLPIQKEINEKCPEEEMTILSRRFMMKIAERVGVANNCDALVTGESIGQVASQTVKSLYVTNESVVMPVFRPLIAMDKVDIIDLAYKIGTYETSILPFEDCCTVFLPKHPVTQPKLEKIIKSESKLDVEELINAAIEDMEVEIITIED, encoded by the coding sequence GTGGAAAATGTAGTAGTAATTCGTTATGGAGAAATAATGCTAAAGGGAAAAAACAAAAGATTTTTTGAAGATAAATTAGTAAGTCAAATTCGACATGCATTGTCAGATTTAGGAAAGCTTAGGGTATATAAAGCGCATAGTAGAATTTATATAGATGTAGAAGGCTACAATGTAAATGATATTACGGATAGAGCTAAAAGGGTATTCGGTGTTGTTTCCCTTAGCGTTGCCAAAAGATTTGAAGTAGATATGGATAAAATTAAAGAAATAGCACTTGATGAGCTTAAGGATAGAATATCCGAAAACAATAATATTAAAACATTTAAAGTAGAAAGTAAAAGAGGAGATAAGAGATTTCCTATGCAGTCTTTAGAGATAAGCAGAGAAGTAGGAGGATACTTACTTGAAAATATAGAGAATATATCCGTTGATGTACATAATCCTGATGTGAGTATTCAAGTAGAAGTAAGAGATAAGGCCTTTGTTTTCAGCAATAAAATCAATGGTTTTGGAGGATTGCCTCTAGGAACTAATGGTAAGGCCCTACTACTTCTTTCTGGGGGAATAGACAGCCCAGTGGCAGGTTGGCTTGTTGGAAAAAGAGGAGTAGATATAGAAGCAATTCACTTCCATAGTTACCCTTTCACCAGTGACAGGGCTAAGGAAAAGGTAATAGATCTTGCAAAAATACTTTCTAGCTATTGTGGTAAGTTTAAGTTATATTCTATAAATTTATTACCTATTCAAAAAGAAATAAATGAGAAATGCCCAGAGGAAGAAATGACTATTCTTTCAAGAAGGTTTATGATGAAAATAGCAGAGAGAGTAGGAGTAGCAAATAACTGTGATGCCCTAGTAACGGGAGAAAGTATTGGACAAGTAGCAAGTCAAACTGTAAAGAGTCTTTATGTAACTAATGAATCTGTTGTAATGCCAGTATTTAGACCTTTAATAGCTATGGATAAGGTAGATATTATTGATTTAGCATATAAAATTGGAACATACGAAACATCAATACTACCATTTGAAGATTGCTGTACTGTATTTCTTCCAAAGCATCCAGTTACACAGCCTAAATTAGAAAAAATTATCAAATCTGAAAGTAAATTAGATGTAGAAGAGCTTATTAATGCAGCAATAGAAGATATGGAAGTAGAAATAATTACTATAGAAGATTAA
- a CDS encoding lactate utilization protein, with translation MDQVVEKVLKNLEKRKIKAKYFETKEEARNTILEEVKSNMTVGIGGSMTVKEMKLHEDLIKAGNTIYWHWLVEPAQMSDVRKKASIADVYLTSTNALTEDGELINIDGVGNRVASMFYGPKKVIVVCGVNKICSDLISGIDRIKAQACTKNAIRLNRKTPCAATGQCNDCQSPDRMCNVTTIISGKPEEVDLNVYIVGEELGF, from the coding sequence GTGGATCAGGTAGTTGAAAAGGTTTTAAAAAATTTAGAGAAAAGAAAAATAAAGGCTAAATATTTTGAAACAAAGGAAGAGGCTAGAAATACAATTTTAGAAGAAGTAAAATCAAATATGACTGTCGGTATTGGAGGGTCAATGACTGTAAAAGAAATGAAGCTACATGAAGATTTAATAAAAGCTGGTAATACTATCTATTGGCATTGGTTAGTTGAGCCAGCACAAATGTCAGATGTAAGAAAAAAGGCGTCTATAGCAGATGTATATTTAACTAGTACAAATGCACTAACTGAAGATGGAGAATTAATAAATATAGATGGAGTTGGAAATAGAGTTGCTAGTATGTTCTATGGGCCTAAAAAGGTTATAGTGGTATGTGGTGTAAATAAAATCTGCTCAGATTTAATTTCAGGCATCGATCGTATTAAAGCTCAAGCCTGTACTAAGAACGCTATAAGATTAAATCGTAAAACACCTTGTGCAGCAACTGGCCAATGTAATGACTGTCAAAGTCCAGATAGAATGTGTAATGTAACTACTATTATTAGTGGAAAGCCTGAGGAAGTAGATTTGAATGTTTATATTGTAGGAGAAGAATTAGGATTCTAA
- a CDS encoding asparaginase, giving the protein MRKPKVVIIFTGGTISMTVDPRIGAAIPSLSSEEIMSLVTNIDKYAETESITFSKLPGPHIDIPLMMDLQKLVVENLERDDVDGVIITHGTDTLEETAYLLDLTINSSKCVVVVGAMRNSSELGYDGPSNLAAAVCTAISPDSKNKGVLVVMNNEVNAASEATKSNTLSLDTFKSLEFGPLGIVDNDEVIYHRQIINRQHIPTQSIETKVDLIKCVAGMDSRFLKYSVDTGARGIVIEALGRGNVPPTMLDGIEYAIKNNVAIVMVSRCPTGRVLDTYGYEGAGRTLRNMGVILGGDLPGQKARIKLMLALTVTEDLNTLKEIIENNQYK; this is encoded by the coding sequence ATGCGTAAGCCTAAAGTTGTAATAATATTTACTGGTGGTACAATTTCAATGACAGTAGATCCACGGATTGGAGCTGCTATACCTTCTTTATCAAGTGAAGAGATTATGTCATTGGTTACAAACATTGATAAATATGCAGAAACAGAATCAATTACATTTTCTAAACTCCCTGGTCCACATATAGATATTCCATTAATGATGGATCTACAAAAACTAGTAGTTGAAAACTTGGAAAGAGATGATGTAGATGGTGTTATAATTACTCATGGAACTGATACTTTAGAGGAAACCGCTTACTTGTTAGATTTAACAATTAATTCTTCAAAGTGTGTAGTCGTGGTAGGGGCTATGAGAAATAGCTCAGAGCTTGGCTACGATGGTCCTAGTAACTTAGCCGCTGCTGTTTGTACAGCAATTTCACCTGATTCTAAAAATAAAGGTGTACTTGTAGTAATGAACAATGAGGTTAATGCAGCTAGTGAAGCTACTAAAAGTAATACATTAAGTCTAGATACATTTAAGTCCTTAGAATTTGGTCCTCTTGGGATCGTGGACAATGATGAGGTAATCTATCATAGACAAATTATAAATCGTCAACATATCCCTACCCAATCCATTGAAACAAAAGTAGATTTAATCAAGTGCGTTGCTGGCATGGATTCTAGATTCCTTAAGTATTCTGTTGACACTGGTGCTAGGGGTATAGTTATTGAAGCTTTAGGAAGAGGTAATGTACCTCCAACTATGCTAGATGGTATTGAATATGCTATTAAAAATAATGTTGCTATTGTAATGGTGTCACGCTGCCCTACTGGTAGAGTTCTTGATACATATGGCTATGAGGGAGCTGGAAGAACTCTCCGAAATATGGGTGTAATATTAGGCGGAGATCTACCAGGCCAAAAAGCTAGAATTAAACTTATGCTAGCTCTAACTGTAACTGAAGATTTAAATACATTAAAGGAAATAATCGAAAATAATCAATATAAATAG
- a CDS encoding phage holin family protein — protein sequence MRFLARWFISAISIYIIANLSLGVTASSFKATLVAAAILGIVNTIIKPILVILTLPINIMTLGLFTFIINGITLMITSSIVGGFEVKNIFAAVVASVLISIVNMILTSLVGVKK from the coding sequence ATGAGGTTTTTAGCAAGATGGTTTATAAGTGCTATTTCGATTTATATAATAGCTAATTTATCTTTAGGGGTTACTGCATCAAGCTTTAAGGCAACTTTAGTCGCCGCAGCTATTTTGGGTATTGTAAATACAATTATTAAACCTATTTTAGTAATTCTCACTTTACCAATTAACATAATGACCTTAGGATTATTTACATTTATTATTAATGGTATTACATTAATGATAACATCCAGCATTGTTGGAGGCTTTGAAGTGAAAAATATCTTTGCAGCGGTTGTAGCATCTGTACTTATTAGTATAGTTAATATGATATTAACAAGCTTAGTAGGAGTTAAAAAATAA
- the moaC gene encoding cyclic pyranopterin monophosphate synthase MoaC: MDSLTHFNEEGRAKMVEVGDKLNTKREAVARGSVYMMPETLKRIIDYDIKKGDVLAVSQVAGIMAAKKTSDLIPMCHNIILTGADINFHIDEENSKIDIEAVVRTTGKTGVEIEALTAVSVTGLTIYDMCKAIDKKMKLTDVRLVRKTGGKSGDFIIEN; this comes from the coding sequence ATGGATTCATTGACTCATTTTAATGAAGAAGGAAGAGCTAAAATGGTTGAAGTAGGGGATAAACTGAATACTAAAAGAGAAGCTGTAGCTAGAGGCAGTGTATATATGATGCCTGAAACATTAAAGAGAATTATAGATTATGATATAAAGAAAGGCGATGTTTTAGCTGTTTCGCAAGTAGCTGGTATAATGGCTGCTAAGAAAACAAGTGATCTTATTCCAATGTGCCATAATATTATTTTAACTGGTGCAGATATTAATTTCCATATAGATGAGGAAAATAGTAAAATAGACATTGAAGCTGTAGTTAGAACAACTGGAAAAACTGGTGTAGAAATTGAGGCATTAACCGCTGTATCTGTAACTGGGCTTACAATTTATGATATGTGTAAAGCTATAGATAAAAAAATGAAATTGACAGATGTAAGGCTAGTTAGGAAAACAGGTGGCAAATCTGGGGACTTTATTATAGAGAACTAA